The following are from one region of the Candidatus Polarisedimenticolia bacterium genome:
- a CDS encoding aminotransferase class III-fold pyridoxal phosphate-dependent enzyme, translating into MNIDRSAPPRPPVTPPPGAVPFPAPDPLAAELARFKSRSAGSIDELERARRFLPAGVCSNFRVMDPHTLFLRAARGAHVWDVDGHEYVDWSLAQSTLLTGHAHPAVLDAVRRQMGNGTMTCYPNPRTADLARIVCERFRLDLVRFVNTGSEATQYAVRVARGATARDTVLKFDACYHGGAPEFWLGRPETDLPPGAPEWMGQEIYSAGIPRALVSKTLLAAYNDLESARAAFRAHPQEIAAVILEPIVFNLGVLLPREGFLQGLRDLCDREGAVLIYDEVKMGCKLGLKGAGEYFGVAADLVAMAKSIGGGFPIGLFGGRRDLMEGIETRNVKHVGTYAANAIGLAAAHATLTEVLTPTAYDRMFAVNQALADGYREIITRTGIEAHVVTAGAAGSLFYGRAPVQGLDDFKRTRMDRFLRLWVGMANRGILPQAYGPEDIWTVSVQHSDEDVEATLRAFREVAPMLG; encoded by the coding sequence ATGAATATCGACAGGAGCGCGCCCCCCCGGCCGCCGGTGACGCCGCCACCCGGCGCCGTCCCCTTCCCCGCGCCCGATCCGCTCGCCGCCGAGCTGGCGCGGTTCAAGTCCCGGTCGGCCGGCTCGATCGACGAGCTGGAGCGCGCCCGGCGGTTCCTGCCCGCGGGCGTCTGCAGCAACTTCCGGGTGATGGATCCCCACACGCTGTTCCTGCGCGCGGCGCGCGGCGCGCACGTCTGGGACGTGGACGGCCACGAGTACGTCGACTGGAGCCTGGCGCAGTCGACGCTCCTGACCGGGCACGCCCACCCGGCCGTCCTCGACGCGGTGCGCCGGCAGATGGGGAACGGCACGATGACCTGCTATCCGAACCCGCGCACGGCCGACCTGGCGCGGATCGTCTGCGAGCGCTTCCGGCTCGACCTGGTGCGCTTCGTCAACACCGGGTCCGAGGCGACCCAGTACGCGGTGCGCGTGGCGCGAGGCGCGACCGCCCGGGACACGGTCCTGAAGTTCGACGCCTGCTACCACGGCGGGGCGCCGGAGTTCTGGCTGGGCCGGCCCGAGACGGACCTGCCTCCCGGCGCCCCGGAGTGGATGGGCCAGGAGATCTACAGCGCCGGGATCCCGCGCGCCCTCGTCAGCAAGACGCTGCTCGCCGCGTACAACGATCTCGAGAGCGCGCGCGCGGCGTTCCGCGCCCACCCGCAGGAGATCGCCGCGGTGATCCTCGAGCCGATCGTCTTCAATCTGGGCGTCCTCCTGCCGCGCGAGGGATTCCTCCAGGGGCTGCGCGATCTCTGCGACCGGGAGGGGGCGGTCCTCATCTATGATGAGGTCAAGATGGGATGCAAGCTCGGCCTCAAGGGGGCGGGCGAGTATTTCGGCGTGGCGGCGGACCTCGTGGCGATGGCCAAGTCGATCGGCGGCGGCTTTCCGATCGGCCTGTTCGGCGGACGTCGCGACCTGATGGAGGGGATCGAGACGCGCAACGTCAAGCACGTCGGCACCTACGCCGCCAACGCGATCGGCCTGGCGGCCGCTCACGCCACTCTGACCGAGGTCCTGACTCCAACGGCCTACGACCGGATGTTCGCCGTCAACCAGGCCCTGGCGGACGGCTACCGGGAGATCATCACCCGCACCGGAATCGAGGCGCACGTGGTCACCGCGGGGGCCGCCGGCTCCCTGTTCTACGGCCGGGCGCCGGTGCAGGGCCTGGATGACTTCAAGCGCACCCGGATGGACCGGTTCCTGAGGCTCTGGGTCGGCATGGCGAACCGCGGCATCCTGCCGCAGGCCTACGGCCCGGAGGACATCTGGACCGTCTCGGTGCAGCACAGCGACGAGGACGTCGAGGCCACCCTGCGCGCCTTCCGCGAGGTGGCGCCGATGCTCGGCTGA